In Delphinus delphis chromosome 11, mDelDel1.2, whole genome shotgun sequence, one genomic interval encodes:
- the MAPK8IP2 gene encoding C-Jun-amino-terminal kinase-interacting protein 2 isoform X1, with the protein MADRAEMFSLSTFHSLSPPGCRPPQDISLEEFDDEDLSEITDDCGLGLSYDSDHCEKDSLSLGRSEQPHPICSFQDDFQEFEMIDDNEEEEDDEEEEEEEEEEAEGEVEGGGPGSAARARQPLIPSPSLEEPHKHRPTTLHLTTLGAQDSLNNNGGFAPGPPASRQETVLCPPAQEPLREPPAPLPPTDRSPCGAQSPVHPGCDSEGNQPARPLAPGGASPSSDPGIEADLGSGSSGGRGGRRSSQELSSPGSDSEDAGGARLGRMISSISETELERSSDDGGSSSGRSSHLTNSIEEASSPASEPEPEPPCEPPRRPAFLPVGPDDTNSEYESGSESEPDLSEDADSPWLLSNLVSRMISEGSSPIRCPGQCLSPAPRPAGECASPVGEAPEAAAGPGVELVDMETLCGPPPPEPSAPRPGPAQPGPCLFLSNPTRDTITPLWAAPGRPARPGRACSAACSEEDDEDEEEEDEAEPEAAPLGGRGTGAAPDASLVYDAVKYTLVVDEHTQLELVSLRRCARLGEDSGDSGGEASEEEAGAAPLGLDRGPGAASPDSPDLTFSKKFLNVFVNSTSRSSSTESFGLFSCLVNGEEREQTHRAVFRFIPRHPDELELDVDDPVLVEAEEDDFWFRGFNMRTGERGVFPAFYAHAVPGPAKDLLGPCDLPGSKRGSCWVERFDVQFLGSVEVPCHQGNGILCAAMQKIATARKLTVHLRPPASCDLEISLRGVKLSLSGGPEFQHCSHFFQMKNISFCGCHPRNSCYFGFITKHPLLSRFACHVFVSQESMRPVAQSVGRAFLEYYQRHLEYACPTEDIYLE; encoded by the exons ATGGCGGATCGGGCGGAGATGTTTTCTCTTTCCACCTTTCACTCGCTGTCGCCGCCAGGCTGCAG GCCTCCACAGGACATAAGTCTGGAAGAATTTGATGATGAAGATCTGTCTGAGATCACCGATGACTGTGGTCTGGGCCTCAGCTACGACTCGGACCACTGCGagaag GACAGCCTTTCCCTGGGGCGTTCGGAGCAGCCGCACCCCATCTGCTCCTTCCAGGATGACTTCCAGGAGTTTGAGATGATCGATGACaatgaagaggaggaggacgacgaggaggaagaggaagaggaagaggaggaagcagagggggAGGTTGAGGGGGGAGGCCCTGGCTCAGCAGCCCGCGCCCGGCAGCCCCTGATCCCCTCGCCCTCCCTGGAGGAGCCCCACAAGCACCGGCCCACCACGCTCCACCTGACGACGCTGGGAGCCCAG gactCCCTGAACAACAATGGAGGGTTTGCTCCagggcctccagcctccaggcaggaaacagtgCTGTGCCCACCCGCCCAGGAGCCCCTCCGAG AGCCGCCCGCCCCCCTCCCGCCCACGGACAGAAGCCCCTGCGGGGCGCAGTCACCTGTGCATCCGGGTTGCGACTCCGAAGGCAACCAGCCCGCAAGGCCCCTGGCGCCAGGTGGGGCCTCGCCCTCCTCGGATCCGGGCATCGAGGCCGACCTGGGGAGCGGCTCCAGCGGAGGCCGCGGGGGTCGGCGCAGCAGCCAGGAGCTGTCGTCGCCGGGCTCCGACTCTGAGGACGCGGGCGGCGCGCGCCTGGGGCGCATGATTTCCTCCATCTCAGAGACAGAGCTGGAGCGGAGCAGCGACgacggcggcagcagcagcggccGCTCCTCGCACCTCACCAACTCCATCGAGGAGGCCTCGTCGCCGGCCTCGGAGCCCGAGCCCGAGCCGCCGTGCGAGCCCCCGCGCCGCCCCGCCTTCCTGCCCGTGGGCCCCGACGACACCAACAGCGAGTACGAGTCAGGGTCCGAGTCTGAGCCGGACCTCAGCGAGGACGCCGACTCGCCCTGGCTGCTCAGCAACCTCGTGAGCCGCATGATCTCCGAGGGCTCCTCGCCCATCCGCTGCCCTGGCCAGTGCCTGTCTCCTGCGCCGCGTCCTGCCGGGGAGTGTGCGTCGCCCGTCGGCGAGGCCCCCGaggcggcggcggggccgggcGTGGAGCTGGTGGACATGGAGACGCTGTGTGGGCCGCCGCCCCCCGAGCCCTCCGCCCCTCGGCCCGGCCCCGCGCAGCCCGGGCCCTGCCTCTTCCTCAGCAACCCCACGCGCGACACCATCACGCCCCTGTGGGCCGCTCCGGGTCGCCCTGCCCGCCCGGGCCGCGCCTGCTCTGCCGCCTGCTCGGAGGAGGACGACgaggatgaagaggaggaggacgAAGCCGAGCCCGAGGCAGCGCCCCTCGGGGGCCGGGGCACGGGCGCCGCGCCGGACGCCTCGCTGGTGTACGATGCGGTCAAGTACACGCTGGTGGTGGACGAGCACACGCAGCTGGAGCTGGTGAGCCTGCGGCGCTGCGCGCGCCTGGGCGAGGACAGCGGGGACAGCGGTGGCGAGGCCAGCGAGGAAGAGGCGGGAGCCGCACCGCTGGGCCTTGATCGGGGCCCCGGGGCTGCCTCCCCGGACAGCCCTGACCTCACCTTCTCTAAGAAGTTCCTCAATGTCTTTGTCAACAGCACCTCCCGATCTTCCA GCACCGAGTCTTTCGGCCTTTTTTCCTGCCTGGTCAATGGCGAGGAGAGAGAGCAAACCCATCGGGCTGTCTTCAG GTTCATTCCCCGCCATCCCGACGAGCTTGAGCTGGATGTGGACGACCCGGTCCTGGTGGAGGCCGAGGAGGACGACTTCTGGTTCCGTGGCTTCAACATGCGCACGGGGGAGCGTGGCGTCTTCCCCGCCTTCTATGCCCACGCGGTGCCCGGCCCGGCCAAGGACCTGCTGG GCCCCTGTGATCTCCCAGGGAGCAAGCGGGGTTCCTGCTGGGTGGAGCGCTTTGACGTGCAGTTCCTGGGCTCCGTGGAGGTGCCCTGTCACCAGGGCAATGGCATCCTGTGTGCAGCCATGCAGAAG ATCGCCACTGCCCGGAAACTGACCGTCCACCTGCGTCCTCCTGCCTCCTGTGACCTTGAGATTTCTCTTCGGGGGGTCAAGCTGAGTCTAAGTGGAGGACCTGAG TTCCAGCACTGCAGCCATTTCTTCCAGATGAAGAACATCTCGTTCTGCGGCTGCCACCCCCGCAACAGCTG
- the MAPK8IP2 gene encoding C-Jun-amino-terminal kinase-interacting protein 2 isoform X2: MADRAEMFSLSTFHSLSPPGCRPPQDISLEEFDDEDLSEITDDCGLGLSYDSDHCEKDSLSLGRSEQPHPICSFQDDFQEFEMIDDNEEEEDDEEEEEEEEEEAEGEVEGGGPGSAARARQPLIPSPSLEEPHKHRPTTLHLTTLGAQDSLNNNGGFAPGPPASRQETVLCPPAQEPLREPPAPLPPTDRSPCGAQSPVHPGCDSEGNQPARPLAPGGASPSSDPGIEADLGSGSSGGRGGRRSSQELSSPGSDSEDAGGARLGRMISSISETELERSSDDGGSSSGRSSHLTNSIEEASSPASEPEPEPPCEPPRRPAFLPVGPDDTNSEYESGSESEPDLSEDADSPWLLSNLVSRMISEGSSPIRCPGQCLSPAPRPAGECASPVGEAPEAAAGPGVELVDMETLCGPPPPEPSAPRPGPAQPGPCLFLSNPTRDTITPLWAAPGRPARPGRACSAACSEEDDEDEEEEDEAEPEAAPLGGRGTGAAPDASLVYDAVKYTLVVDEHTQLELVSLRRCARLGEDSGDSGGEASEEEAGAAPLGLDRGPGAASPDSPDLTFSKKFLNVFVNSTSRSSSTESFGLFSCLVNGEEREQTHRAVFRFIPRHPDELELDVDDPVLVEAEEDDFWFRGFNMRTGERGVFPAFYAHAVPGPAKDLLGSKRGSCWVERFDVQFLGSVEVPCHQGNGILCAAMQKIATARKLTVHLRPPASCDLEISLRGVKLSLSGGPEFQHCSHFFQMKNISFCGCHPRNSCYFGFITKHPLLSRFACHVFVSQESMRPVAQSVGRAFLEYYQRHLEYACPTEDIYLE; the protein is encoded by the exons ATGGCGGATCGGGCGGAGATGTTTTCTCTTTCCACCTTTCACTCGCTGTCGCCGCCAGGCTGCAG GCCTCCACAGGACATAAGTCTGGAAGAATTTGATGATGAAGATCTGTCTGAGATCACCGATGACTGTGGTCTGGGCCTCAGCTACGACTCGGACCACTGCGagaag GACAGCCTTTCCCTGGGGCGTTCGGAGCAGCCGCACCCCATCTGCTCCTTCCAGGATGACTTCCAGGAGTTTGAGATGATCGATGACaatgaagaggaggaggacgacgaggaggaagaggaagaggaagaggaggaagcagagggggAGGTTGAGGGGGGAGGCCCTGGCTCAGCAGCCCGCGCCCGGCAGCCCCTGATCCCCTCGCCCTCCCTGGAGGAGCCCCACAAGCACCGGCCCACCACGCTCCACCTGACGACGCTGGGAGCCCAG gactCCCTGAACAACAATGGAGGGTTTGCTCCagggcctccagcctccaggcaggaaacagtgCTGTGCCCACCCGCCCAGGAGCCCCTCCGAG AGCCGCCCGCCCCCCTCCCGCCCACGGACAGAAGCCCCTGCGGGGCGCAGTCACCTGTGCATCCGGGTTGCGACTCCGAAGGCAACCAGCCCGCAAGGCCCCTGGCGCCAGGTGGGGCCTCGCCCTCCTCGGATCCGGGCATCGAGGCCGACCTGGGGAGCGGCTCCAGCGGAGGCCGCGGGGGTCGGCGCAGCAGCCAGGAGCTGTCGTCGCCGGGCTCCGACTCTGAGGACGCGGGCGGCGCGCGCCTGGGGCGCATGATTTCCTCCATCTCAGAGACAGAGCTGGAGCGGAGCAGCGACgacggcggcagcagcagcggccGCTCCTCGCACCTCACCAACTCCATCGAGGAGGCCTCGTCGCCGGCCTCGGAGCCCGAGCCCGAGCCGCCGTGCGAGCCCCCGCGCCGCCCCGCCTTCCTGCCCGTGGGCCCCGACGACACCAACAGCGAGTACGAGTCAGGGTCCGAGTCTGAGCCGGACCTCAGCGAGGACGCCGACTCGCCCTGGCTGCTCAGCAACCTCGTGAGCCGCATGATCTCCGAGGGCTCCTCGCCCATCCGCTGCCCTGGCCAGTGCCTGTCTCCTGCGCCGCGTCCTGCCGGGGAGTGTGCGTCGCCCGTCGGCGAGGCCCCCGaggcggcggcggggccgggcGTGGAGCTGGTGGACATGGAGACGCTGTGTGGGCCGCCGCCCCCCGAGCCCTCCGCCCCTCGGCCCGGCCCCGCGCAGCCCGGGCCCTGCCTCTTCCTCAGCAACCCCACGCGCGACACCATCACGCCCCTGTGGGCCGCTCCGGGTCGCCCTGCCCGCCCGGGCCGCGCCTGCTCTGCCGCCTGCTCGGAGGAGGACGACgaggatgaagaggaggaggacgAAGCCGAGCCCGAGGCAGCGCCCCTCGGGGGCCGGGGCACGGGCGCCGCGCCGGACGCCTCGCTGGTGTACGATGCGGTCAAGTACACGCTGGTGGTGGACGAGCACACGCAGCTGGAGCTGGTGAGCCTGCGGCGCTGCGCGCGCCTGGGCGAGGACAGCGGGGACAGCGGTGGCGAGGCCAGCGAGGAAGAGGCGGGAGCCGCACCGCTGGGCCTTGATCGGGGCCCCGGGGCTGCCTCCCCGGACAGCCCTGACCTCACCTTCTCTAAGAAGTTCCTCAATGTCTTTGTCAACAGCACCTCCCGATCTTCCA GCACCGAGTCTTTCGGCCTTTTTTCCTGCCTGGTCAATGGCGAGGAGAGAGAGCAAACCCATCGGGCTGTCTTCAG GTTCATTCCCCGCCATCCCGACGAGCTTGAGCTGGATGTGGACGACCCGGTCCTGGTGGAGGCCGAGGAGGACGACTTCTGGTTCCGTGGCTTCAACATGCGCACGGGGGAGCGTGGCGTCTTCCCCGCCTTCTATGCCCACGCGGTGCCCGGCCCGGCCAAGGACCTGCTGG GGAGCAAGCGGGGTTCCTGCTGGGTGGAGCGCTTTGACGTGCAGTTCCTGGGCTCCGTGGAGGTGCCCTGTCACCAGGGCAATGGCATCCTGTGTGCAGCCATGCAGAAG ATCGCCACTGCCCGGAAACTGACCGTCCACCTGCGTCCTCCTGCCTCCTGTGACCTTGAGATTTCTCTTCGGGGGGTCAAGCTGAGTCTAAGTGGAGGACCTGAG TTCCAGCACTGCAGCCATTTCTTCCAGATGAAGAACATCTCGTTCTGCGGCTGCCACCCCCGCAACAGCTG